From Equus asinus isolate D_3611 breed Donkey chromosome 14, EquAss-T2T_v2, whole genome shotgun sequence, one genomic window encodes:
- the NAGPA gene encoding N-acetylglucosamine-1-phosphodiester alpha-N-acetylglucosaminidase isoform X1, with amino-acid sequence MAASMGRRLLFLLALLGFLREASGGLGSGASRDDDVLLPYSRARARPARDCAREHAGPREHESWPPARATPDARGPAVRAFVSHFAGRAVAGHLTRAAEPLRTFSVLEPGGPGGCAARRRATVEQTARAAGCSVAQNGGFFRMNTGECLGNVVSDGRRVSSAGGLQNAQFGIRRDGTLVTGYLSEEEVLDTENPFVQLVSGVVWLIRNGSVYVNESQATECDETQETGSFSKFVNVMSARTALGHDRKGQLVLFHADGQTEQRGVNLWEMAEFLLKQDVVNAINLDGGGSATFVLNGTLASYPSDHCQDNMWRCARHVSTVVCLHEPRCQPPDCSGHGTCVEGRCQCTGRFWRGAACDELDCGPSNCSQHGLCTEAGCRCKAGWTGSNCSEACTNGSFGENCAQKCRCQNGAACDPVRGTCTCPAGFTGDTCVQECPLGWYGPGCRRPCECEHRCPCDPQTGNCSLAQAPTLNDIVSQVKQCLRPSEATVRTGEFSLLTGTTWLALTLALVFLLLVSTVVNVSLLLGSRAERSRHLDGTYVYHPLQEMNGELLASEKEQPGDAQNPSKD; translated from the exons ATGGCGGCCTCCATGGGCCGCCggcttctcttcctccttgcGCTGCTCGGCTTCCTCCGGGAGGCGTCGGGCGGCCTCGGCTCGGG GGCCTCCCGCGACGACGACGTGCTGCTGCCCTActcccgcgcgcgcgcgcgccccgCCCGGGACTGCGCCCGGGAGCACGCCGGGCCCCGCGAGCACGAGAGCTGGCCGCCCGCCCGCGCGACCCCCGACGCCCGCGGCCCGGCCGTGCGCGCCTTCGTTTCGCACTTCGCAGGCCGCGCGGTGGCCGGCCACCTGACGCGGGCCGCCGAGCCCCTGCGCACCTTCTCGGTGCTGGAGCCCGGCGGGCCCGGAGGCTGCGCGGCGAGGCGTCGCGCCACCGTGGAGCAGACGGCGCGGGCGGCCGGCTGCAGCGTGGCCCAGAACGGCGGCTTCTTCCGCATGAACACGGGCGAGTGCCTGGGGAACGTGGTGAGCGACGGGCGGCGGGTGAGCAGCGCCGGGGGGCTGCAGAACGCGCAGTTCGGGATCCGCCGCGACGGGACCCTGGTCACCGG ATACCTGTCTGAGGAGGAGGTGCTGGACACCGAGAATCCATTTGTGCAGCTGGTGAGCGGGGTCGTGTGGCTGATTCGAAATGGAAGCGTCTATGTCAACGAGAGCCAGGCGACCGAGTGCGATGAGACGCAGGAGacag GTTCCTTTAGCAAATTTGTGAACGTGATGTCCGCCAGGACGGCTCTGGGCCACGACCGGAAGGGGCAGCTGGTGCTTTTCCACGCCGACGGGCAGACGGAGCAGCGGGG CGTGAACCTGTGGGAGATGGCGGAGTTCCTGCTGAAACAGGACGTGGTCAACGCCATCAACCTGGACGGAGGGGGCTCTGCCACCTTCGTGCTCAACGGGACCTTGGCCAGTTACCCCTCAGATCACTG CCAGGACAACATGTGGCGCTGTGCCCGCCATGTGTCCACTGTGGTGTGTCTGCATGAGCCACGCTGCCAGCCGCCTGACTGCAGCGGCCACGGGACCTGTGTGGAGGGGCGTTGCCAGTGCACAGGGCGCTTCTGGCGGGGTGCTGCCTGCGACGAGCTGGACTGTGGCCCCTCCAACTGCAGCCAGCACGGGCTTTGCACAGAGG CTGGCTGTCGCTGTAAAGCTGGATGGACAGGGTCCAACTGCAGTGAAG CTTGCACCAACGGCTCCTTCGGGGAGAACTGTGCCCAGAAGTGCCGGTGTCAGAATGGAGCTGCCTGTGACCCGGTTCGGGGGACCTGCACCTGTCCCGCTGGCTTCACGGGAGACACTTGTGTGCAGG AGTGTCCCCTCGGCTGGTACGGGCCGGGCTGCCGGAGGCCTTGTGAGTGTGAACACAGGTGTCCCTGTGACCCCCAGACCGGCAACTGCAGCCTCGCCCAGGCACCCACCCTGAACGACATCGTCTCCCAAG TGAAGCAGTGTCTCCGGCCATCGGAGGCCACCGTGAGGACAGGAGAGTTCTCCCTTCTCACCGG gaccacctggctggccctcaCCCTGGCCCTGGTCTTCCTTCTGCTGGTCAGCACGGTGGTGAACGTGTCCTTGCTCCTCGGCTCCAGAGCAGAGCGGAGCCGGCACCTGGACGGGACGTACGTCTACCACCCGCTGCAGGAGATGAACGGGGAGCTCCTGGCCTCCGAGAAGGAGCAGCCGGGCGACGCCCAGAACCCCTCCAAGGACTGA
- the NAGPA gene encoding N-acetylglucosamine-1-phosphodiester alpha-N-acetylglucosaminidase isoform X2 — translation MAASMGRRLLFLLALLGFLREASGGLGSGASRDDDVLLPYSRARARPARDCAREHAGPREHESWPPARATPDARGPAVRAFVSHFAGRAVAGHLTRAAEPLRTFSVLEPGGPGGCAARRRATVEQTARAAGCSVAQNGGFFRMNTGECLGNVVSDGRRVSSAGGLQNAQFGIRRDGTLVTGYLSEEEVLDTENPFVQLVSGVVWLIRNGSVYVNESQATECDETQETGSFSKFVNVMSARTALGHDRKGQLVLFHADGQTEQRGVNLWEMAEFLLKQDVVNAINLDGGGSATFVLNGTLASYPSDHCQDNMWRCARHVSTVVCLHEPRCQPPDCSGHGTCVEGRCQCTGRFWRGAACDELDCGPSNCSQHGLCTEAGCRCKAGWTGSNCSEACTNGSFGENCAQKCRCQNGAACDPVRGTCTCPAGFTGDTCVQECPLGWYGPGCRRPCECEHRCPCDPQTGNCSLAQAPTLNDIVSQGPPGWPSPWPWSSFCWSARW, via the exons ATGGCGGCCTCCATGGGCCGCCggcttctcttcctccttgcGCTGCTCGGCTTCCTCCGGGAGGCGTCGGGCGGCCTCGGCTCGGG GGCCTCCCGCGACGACGACGTGCTGCTGCCCTActcccgcgcgcgcgcgcgccccgCCCGGGACTGCGCCCGGGAGCACGCCGGGCCCCGCGAGCACGAGAGCTGGCCGCCCGCCCGCGCGACCCCCGACGCCCGCGGCCCGGCCGTGCGCGCCTTCGTTTCGCACTTCGCAGGCCGCGCGGTGGCCGGCCACCTGACGCGGGCCGCCGAGCCCCTGCGCACCTTCTCGGTGCTGGAGCCCGGCGGGCCCGGAGGCTGCGCGGCGAGGCGTCGCGCCACCGTGGAGCAGACGGCGCGGGCGGCCGGCTGCAGCGTGGCCCAGAACGGCGGCTTCTTCCGCATGAACACGGGCGAGTGCCTGGGGAACGTGGTGAGCGACGGGCGGCGGGTGAGCAGCGCCGGGGGGCTGCAGAACGCGCAGTTCGGGATCCGCCGCGACGGGACCCTGGTCACCGG ATACCTGTCTGAGGAGGAGGTGCTGGACACCGAGAATCCATTTGTGCAGCTGGTGAGCGGGGTCGTGTGGCTGATTCGAAATGGAAGCGTCTATGTCAACGAGAGCCAGGCGACCGAGTGCGATGAGACGCAGGAGacag GTTCCTTTAGCAAATTTGTGAACGTGATGTCCGCCAGGACGGCTCTGGGCCACGACCGGAAGGGGCAGCTGGTGCTTTTCCACGCCGACGGGCAGACGGAGCAGCGGGG CGTGAACCTGTGGGAGATGGCGGAGTTCCTGCTGAAACAGGACGTGGTCAACGCCATCAACCTGGACGGAGGGGGCTCTGCCACCTTCGTGCTCAACGGGACCTTGGCCAGTTACCCCTCAGATCACTG CCAGGACAACATGTGGCGCTGTGCCCGCCATGTGTCCACTGTGGTGTGTCTGCATGAGCCACGCTGCCAGCCGCCTGACTGCAGCGGCCACGGGACCTGTGTGGAGGGGCGTTGCCAGTGCACAGGGCGCTTCTGGCGGGGTGCTGCCTGCGACGAGCTGGACTGTGGCCCCTCCAACTGCAGCCAGCACGGGCTTTGCACAGAGG CTGGCTGTCGCTGTAAAGCTGGATGGACAGGGTCCAACTGCAGTGAAG CTTGCACCAACGGCTCCTTCGGGGAGAACTGTGCCCAGAAGTGCCGGTGTCAGAATGGAGCTGCCTGTGACCCGGTTCGGGGGACCTGCACCTGTCCCGCTGGCTTCACGGGAGACACTTGTGTGCAGG AGTGTCCCCTCGGCTGGTACGGGCCGGGCTGCCGGAGGCCTTGTGAGTGTGAACACAGGTGTCCCTGTGACCCCCAGACCGGCAACTGCAGCCTCGCCCAGGCACCCACCCTGAACGACATCGTCTCCCAAG gaccacctggctggccctcaCCCTGGCCCTGGTCTTCCTTCTGCTGGTCAGCACGGTGGTGA